The Merismopedia glauca CCAP 1448/3 genomic interval TGTTGGTAAACTTCGCTGATATACAAGCTTTTTTCATTGGATAATTTTCAGACCATGCAACGACTGGTAAAACAAAAGATTCCGATCTTTGAAGAGCAAGTCAGGACTCGATCTCAAAACTTACTAAGCCCACCAAGGTTCTTCGTTGGTGCGGAAATCAGTTTCTGTCCAAGGAGTAAAGGAAACCTTATCATCTGGGGTAGCTGTAGCGTGTGCTAGGGCTAAAGATAGAGGTGCCGGGCCTCGAACAACTTTACCAGTGCTATCGTATTGAGAGCCGTGACAAGGGCATTTAAACTTGTTTTCGCTACCATTCCAAGGAACGACACATCCTAGGTGGGTACAGACAGCGTTGATGCCATAATCAACTATGGCATTGTCTCCTGCCATAACTACATAAGTTGGATCGCCTTTGAGTCCTTGAGCTAAAACGCGATCGCCTGCTTTATGACTGGCTAAAAACTCACTAACTTTGAAGTCATTTCCCAGAGCATCTTTGGCGATTACTCCACCCCCAGCACCACCGCTAGATGGTGGAATAAAGTATTTAATCACTGGGTAAAGGGCACCTAAAGCTGTTCCAGTCACGGTGCCGAAGGTCAAAAGGTTCATGAATTGGCGACGCCCCAGATCGGGCACATCTGCGGAACCAGAAAGTTGAGCCATAAGTTAACGCCTGATTATATGTTTTCCTCTCCACAACTCTGGGAAAAATCCCAGAATATTCTGAACTCTGCTCGATTGATTTGGGGCTGTCATCTAAGAGCAGAGTTGCCACAATCCCTTGACGATTAAGGGTTACAGACTATTAATCGTATTATTGCATTCTTTGGCGCTCTCATACTCGTCTCAATCTAGGAAAAATTACTCGTAAAATTGGAAAACAAGAACATGAAAACTTTGGCTCTTCGTGTCGTTTTCTGCTTAGCTATCAGCAGCTTCGGGATTTATGTTTGGGGGAAATCTATGACGGGAAATGAACTGCGACAAATTATTCAAGATAAGTGGGGATATTCTTACGACGTTCAGTTCCGGCGTTTACATGGCAAAATTTTTGTCCAGGTGATGTGGAGATATTTAGAACAAGCGTCATTTCCCCTATCTGAAACTGATTACCTCGCTCATTTAGACCAAGTGGGTAGCTATCTTGATGCTTGGGGTGGTGTTTCTCAATTTCGCGAATTCATTGAGTCTACTCGCGATCGCCCGCGTTTGGGTAAAGCTGTCAGTATTCCCCTAGATTTAGGTCAAAGAGCTTCTGAATGGATTATATAATAGAACCATATCCTTCAGAATTTCTGTATGATATGTCTAATACCCAGCTAAACCCTAAAATTCCAGCGTTGCCCAATCAGACTGACGATAATAGCTAGTCATATCGTCAAATTTGCATAATTGAACTTGAGATAGAGAAAATAGAGGGAGAGGATCGAGCAACTCTTGATTCAAATCTGATAGGGGAGGTACTTGAGGGGCGCGATCGCCTGCTAAATCGAAGTAACCTAGAGTAATATGAGCCGTAAGGCGATATTGCTGTTCGATTCCCAAACCCATGAGGGATGAGTTTTGATAGATGCAGCGACGTAACTCTAAAACTTGCTGATAAGTCTCTACTGTCTCTGGAACTAAACAAACGGCGATCGCCCTAGGCATCAGCATAAAACCCAAGATCTCCCATTTGTGAGGGGTTGTAGGCGGTTTTAATTGACGATAGCGATCGAAGCTTTGAGCTATAGCTTCCTGTAGCTGTGCTTCCCACTCTGGATTAGCCTTAGTTAAATCTCGATAAGCACTATCCCAAACTAAATCAGCCAAGGTGAGATGAAAGCTGTCTGAGGGGATAGGAACTAGTAGCTGCGGAGATAACATTTCTACAAGTTGAGTCTGACAAGCCTCTAACTGTTGGTAAAGTTCCGAATTTCCGGCATCTGCTTTACCAGGTGGGGTAATTACCGTGTAACCTGGAAACTTTACTGGTTGACTAGTTCCAGCCACATCACGGGCAAATTTGGGAGAGTGCTGAATATTATCCCATTGAGACTGATAAGCTGCTGGTAAGATGAGGCGGGCTACGCGGTTGAGATAAGCTTGATACGATTCGTCCACTCTATCAGTGTCCTTGCTTGTCGGTGTACTCTAATGCCAATTTATCTATTTTGGGGAGAAGATGACTTTAGTATGGCAAAAGCCATCAAAGCTCTGGAAACATCAGCAATTGACCCCAATTGGGCTAGTTTTAACTGTGAGAAAATCTCGCCAGATAGGTCTAATCCCCTTACCGATGCTCTCAATCAGGCGATGACACCCCCCTTTGGCTCAGGGAAGCGTTTAGTTTGGCTAGTCGATGCCAATGTAACTCATCAATGCAGTGAGTCTACCTTAGCAGAGCTAGAACGAACTCTCCCCTTAATTCCTGAGTCTAGTATTTTACTGCTAACTACCCATACGAAGCCAGATCGTCGTCTTAAATCTACAAAACTTCTCGAAAAGTTTGCCCAATTTCAAGAGTTTTCTCCCATAGCACCTTGGGAAACTAAACTTTTAACCCAGCAGGTACAGAAATTTGCCAGCCAAATTGGAGTAAAACTGAATTCAGAAGCCGTAGAAGTTTTAGCTGAGGCTTTAGGTAACGATAGTAGAAGTTTATTCAGCGAACTTGAAAAACTGCGACTGTATACAGACTCAGATAGCCATATTATCAAGGGGGAAGATGTATCCCGCTTAGTCAGTGGTAGCGCCCAAAATAGCTTAGATTTAGCCAAGGCGATGCGCGCAGGTAATACAGCTTTGGCTTTGGGGTTGGTAGCTGAGTTAGATCGAATCGGGGAACCCCCTCTCAAAATTGTTGCTACCTTAATCGGACAGTTTCGCACCTGGTTATGGGTCAGATTAATGATGGCACAAGGAGAAAGAGATGACAAAGCGATCGCCCAGGCAGCAGAAATTACTAATCCAAAGCGAATTTATTTTTTGCGCCAAGAGGTTCAATCTCTATCAGTAGAACAGTTAGCCGCCACGCTACCACTGTTTTTAGAATTGGAGTTTCGCCTCAAACAAGGCGCTAATCCTTTAGCAACCATGCAATCTTACACTGTCCAGGTCTGTCAAATTTGCCAAAAATAATTTAAGGGTCATTTACGGAACTTCTTTCACCCAAAATAATTCAACAACTATAGCAGTCGAACCAAAGGTTAGAACATTATTGAAGGCTAAAACCATTGATAACGATGGCATTTTACTTCTGTACAGACGTAGCACTGCTACGTCTCTACCAATGACTTCTGCTACATAGGTTGTCTCTTGCCGATCGAGATTTAAAGATGGTTCGCTTTTTACACTATAATTTTTCTGTTCGACTATCTCGCTATTCCCTGGCTGTAGTTATAGCTAGCTTAGGTGTCTTATCTGGATTTGTCCCTACGGTTGTTGGCAAATCATCAGTTCTCGATTTTAATACATCCGCTTGGGCACAAACGCAAACTATCAGTACTGACGAAGCTAGGCGGTATGCAGCGACGGTATTGGAAATGGAACCGTATCGTCAAGAATTTTACGCCAAAGTTAAACAAATCTTAGGTAATGGTAATGTCCCAGAGATTATTTGTACTGAGAGAAGTACATTACAAAGATTACCTCAAAAAGCTCGTCCTATAGCGGTTGACTACTGTAATCGTTATAAAAAGACGGCGACCCAGAATAATTTAACTCATACTCGATTTAATGATATTACTGTCTGGGCACAATCTAATGAAGAGATTAGAACTTTGATTCAAAATCAACTGCTTTTATTACAAACTTCTCCGAAGAAACGATAATTTTCAGAAGGAAGAAGGAAGAAGGAAAGATAAATATACAAGCACAGATCAATTCCGGCGATTAAAATCGCGGCTATACAGACAAAAACCGCCTGCGCGGGTTCAATAACTCGATATTTTCCGCAGTTTGCGTAGGCAGACTACCCTGCGGGAAGGCTGCGTCTATGATTCTGTAGGTGCGGTTGCAACCGCCAGCTTTTCTAAACTCATAATTTGACTATGCTAAAAATATCACTTTCGGAAAATGTCGCCAACTTACAGCGTCAATTTTTTGCGACTGGAAAAACCCTAAATTTAGATTTTAGGATTGCACAACTCAAAATTCTAAAACAAGCAATTTTAGACAATGAAGAGGAAATTTTTGGAGCTTTAAAAGCTGATTTAAACAAACCTCACTTTGAAACATATTTATCAGAAATTTTCCTAGCTGTTAAAGAGATAGATTACACTATCAAACATTTAGCAAAATGGGTTAAACCACGCAAAATATCTACCCCGATCGCCCAATTTCCTGCTACTTGTAAAATCTATCCCGAACCTTTAGGAGTAGTTTTAATTATCGGGGCTTGGAATTATCCAATTAACTTGACAATATTACCTTTAGTAGGGGCGATCGCTGCTGGAAACTGTGCCGTTATTAAGCCATCAGAAATCGCGGAAAATAGCTCCCATATAATCGGCAAAATTATCTCTAAATATTTCGATCAAAGTTATATTACTGTAGTCGAAGGAGATAAACATACTACCCAAGAACTAATTAATCAAAAGTTTGACCATATCCTCTTTACGGGTAGTCCCACTGTCGGCAAAATGATTATGAAAGCTGCTGCCGAACACCTAACACCAGTTACCCTAGAATTAGGAGGTAAAAGCCCTTGTATTGTTGAACCGAATCCTAACTTGGAATACACTGCTAAAAGAATTGTTTGGGGTAAGTTTATTAATGGCGGACAAACCTGTATTGCCCCAGATTACTTACTAGTAAATCACCAAATTAAAGACCAATTAATTAAGCAAATAAAAACCTGTATTCAAGAGTTTTTTGGTAACAATCCCTCGGAGAGTCCAGATTATACGAGAATTATCAATCAAAAACAATTTAATCGCTTATCTCACTTATTATCCGAGTGTAAAATTATTATTGGTGGCGCAAAAAACCACGAAGATTTATATATTGAACCGACCTTAGTTGAGTGCTTCAATCTAGAAAATCCACTCTTAAACGAAGAAATTTTTGGACCTATATTACCTGTAGTCGAATATACAGAATTAGCCGAGGCGATCGCTTACATTAACTCTAGACCAAAACCCTTAGCCCTGTACTTTTTCTCCCATGACAAAAACCAGCAACAACAAGTTTTAGAATCCACTTCTTCTGGTGGTGTTTCTATCAACTATACAATGATGCATTCTACAGTCCCAGGATTGCCCTTTGGAGGTGTAGGAAATAGCGGTACAGGGGCATATCATGGTAAAGCTGGTTTCGATACTTTTTCCCACTCAAAAAGCGTCTTACAAAAACCTTTTTGGATAGATTTATCGTTGTTATATCCGCCTTACCAAGACAAAATCAAGTGGTTAAAACTATTAATTAGAATTTAGACTGGGGATTGGTTGACAGCTTATGTTTTTAAGGAAGTGTTCCCTGAGTCCAAAACGGGTGACGAGAGATTGAGCTTTGTCCCCCTTGTCCCCCTTGTGAGGGAGGACAAGGGGGATACCTCATCCTTCATCCTTCACTCAACCAAGAATTTCAGTATTTACGCCAGAGATCTAGTCTCTTAAGCAGCTTGAGTTGCTGCGTCTAATGTTGTCCAACGGAAGTAGCGTTCTCCTCCCATTTCTATAGCTACTTTAACTCTAGGTTCTAATTCCGACAAACTAGCTAAAAACTGTAATTCCTGACGAGACAAGACTTGTCCATCGACAATCCACAAGACTAAACCTTTAGATTTAGGTGGTAATTGTTCTAACTGATAACTAATAATTGGGGGTACATAGTAAATATTGCCGACAGCGCCTTCTTTACCTATATTCTTCTTACCCAAGTGGGGAGGACGTACCCCATGCACTCCCATGAGATAACTAGATAAGTCTCCCAAACCTCTGGCTAATAGCCTTAAGGTAGTATATCCAGATGCACGCAAACGTCGCTGATAGCGCCCTTCGTAGCCTCCTTCTAGAGGTGTGTAAAGTGCCAAAGCGCCAGATTTCTCTAAATCGCGGATAAATTTTCTACCAGTTACCAGCAGTGGCATAATTTTGATGATTTCCTACAAAGCATAAACTATCGGCTGGTTTTCACAACGCCTTTGTAAATACCATTGCCTTGTTCTAATTGTGTCATATCCCTTTACAGAACCCAAATGTTACCTAGCGAGTTATTAATTCACAGGTATTCAGGTGAAAGCGTGATTCCGAAGCGGTTACCGTTGAGCGATCGCTATTTTTCTCTAACTAATGACGTGATTGATTGTTTCCAAGAAAGCGTAGGTCATTCTCAAGGGGAATTAGACCGCAAATTGTTAGATTTGGAAGGAGATAGTCCAGAATATCGGATTTATCGAGGTATCGTTCATCTTCTGAAAGGCGATGCTTTTAGCAAGTTTGAAGTGATTAGTCCTTTAGAACCGCAAAAATTAAGATATAGAGTCTATTCTTTAGCTGCTTTATCGGTTCCCAGCCCTGCTTCAACTGAGCAAACTTTGGCTACTTTAGCACGTACCCTATCTGAAGAGTTAAACACTGAAGTCCTCCCTAACCAAATTAGTCAGGGTTTGTACGCAGATTTACCAGAAAACCGGATTTTAACCCAGTTTGATACTCCAGATACCCTAGCTATTATTCATCGCTATAATCTCTCGCAAGTTCAAGGGATTTTTTACCGTGCTAGTGAGATTACCATTAATGCTCATCGCAATGTTCCAGGACAGTATAAATTACTCTTTCGCTACCTGAAACTCTTTGGATTGATGAGTTACATCGAAGGAGACGCAGACCAAGGGTTTACGATTAAAATTGATGGTCCAACTAGCTTGTTTCAAACTAGTACTCGTTACGGATTGGCTATAGCTAAGCTGCTACCAGCACTATTACACGTAACCAAGTGGAGTCTATCTGCAACTTTACAAATGCGGGACTTTAATTCTAATCAGCTAAAACCAGGTAGATTTACCCTAAATTCTGAATGCGGCTTGGTAACTCATTATCCTCCTGGTAAACCCTACGATAGTATGCTAGAAGCGTCTTTTGCTAGCCGTTGGGAAGCTTTAAAGACTGAGTGGGAATTAGAGAGAGAGGTAGATCTAATCCCGATTCCTGGTAGCGTGATGATTCCTGATTTTCGGCTAGTACATCCCGATGGAAGGACTTTTCTACTGGAGATTATTGGTTACTGGCGACCTGAGTATTTACAGAAAAAATTTTATCAGGTTCAGCGATCGGGTTGCGAAAATTTGATTTTGGCGATTTCTCAACGATTAAATTTAGATAAAGCGGGGGTCAACTTTAGCGAAACTCCAGCTAGGATTGTTTGGTTCAAAGATAAGCTACTACCGAAAGATATCTTAACTTTAATTAGCTAAACCCAGGATATGGAGTAGTTTCCACCCCTGATTTTGATGATACGCCAGTCAAAAGTATCACATATAATCAAGCGAATCACTTCTGGAAATGAAGTTAATTGATAGGATGGGGCGATCGCCCTTAATGTGATTTAGTATTTTTAGATACTCAGTAGTCAAAGTTACTGATTTTCCCCATCAGCTTGTAGTCAATACATTTTTAATTCCCCAAATTACTGAATATTGTAAATTTGAAAGTTTTTGAGAGACAAAAAATCAAATATGTCATATAATTTTCAAGTAAGTTTTTGATTTTAATTTAAATGTAGTAAAATTGAATCCCCATCACATTAGCTGGGTTATCAGATTTTTTACTAACTGAATTGACTAATGTAAATCTTAACTAAGTAGAAGGAAGCACTGTCTTTTCAAGGCAGGATATCTTCCACAAAAGCCAATCAGAGAAAATTTCTAACAGGATACTATTATATATATTAGATGGTTGGCATACAGTTAAGTTACAGAATCTTCTAGTATCGATATTGTGAGACTAAAGATAGCTTATGAGTGGCAATAATTTAAGTTGGGAAGACAAGATTAGATTATCTATAATCACTCAGTTTTACCCTCCAGATTATGCAGCAACCGGACAATTGATTGAAGAATTAGCAATTCAGCTTTCTCGTTTAGGCATGAAAGTAGATATTTTTACAGGTCAGCCTGGATATGCTTTTCAAAAAAAATCCGCTCCCGCTAGAGAAAATAGGGAAAAGATTCAGATTAGGCGATCGCGTACT includes:
- a CDS encoding DUF4168 domain-containing protein, which codes for MVRFLHYNFSVRLSRYSLAVVIASLGVLSGFVPTVVGKSSVLDFNTSAWAQTQTISTDEARRYAATVLEMEPYRQEFYAKVKQILGNGNVPEIICTERSTLQRLPQKARPIAVDYCNRYKKTATQNNLTHTRFNDITVWAQSNEEIRTLIQNQLLLLQTSPKKR
- a CDS encoding aldehyde dehydrogenase — translated: MLKISLSENVANLQRQFFATGKTLNLDFRIAQLKILKQAILDNEEEIFGALKADLNKPHFETYLSEIFLAVKEIDYTIKHLAKWVKPRKISTPIAQFPATCKIYPEPLGVVLIIGAWNYPINLTILPLVGAIAAGNCAVIKPSEIAENSSHIIGKIISKYFDQSYITVVEGDKHTTQELINQKFDHILFTGSPTVGKMIMKAAAEHLTPVTLELGGKSPCIVEPNPNLEYTAKRIVWGKFINGGQTCIAPDYLLVNHQIKDQLIKQIKTCIQEFFGNNPSESPDYTRIINQKQFNRLSHLLSECKIIIGGAKNHEDLYIEPTLVECFNLENPLLNEEIFGPILPVVEYTELAEAIAYINSRPKPLALYFFSHDKNQQQQVLESTSSGGVSINYTMMHSTVPGLPFGGVGNSGTGAYHGKAGFDTFSHSKSVLQKPFWIDLSLLYPPYQDKIKWLKLLIRI
- the petC gene encoding cytochrome b6-f complex iron-sulfur subunit, with translation MAQLSGSADVPDLGRRQFMNLLTFGTVTGTALGALYPVIKYFIPPSSGGAGGGVIAKDALGNDFKVSEFLASHKAGDRVLAQGLKGDPTYVVMAGDNAIVDYGINAVCTHLGCVVPWNGSENKFKCPCHGSQYDSTGKVVRGPAPLSLALAHATATPDDKVSFTPWTETDFRTNEEPWWA
- a CDS encoding DUF1868 domain-containing protein: MDESYQAYLNRVARLILPAAYQSQWDNIQHSPKFARDVAGTSQPVKFPGYTVITPPGKADAGNSELYQQLEACQTQLVEMLSPQLLVPIPSDSFHLTLADLVWDSAYRDLTKANPEWEAQLQEAIAQSFDRYRQLKPPTTPHKWEILGFMLMPRAIAVCLVPETVETYQQVLELRRCIYQNSSLMGLGIEQQYRLTAHITLGYFDLAGDRAPQVPPLSDLNQELLDPLPLFSLSQVQLCKFDDMTSYYRQSDWATLEF
- the holA gene encoding DNA polymerase III subunit delta, encoding MPIYLFWGEDDFSMAKAIKALETSAIDPNWASFNCEKISPDRSNPLTDALNQAMTPPFGSGKRLVWLVDANVTHQCSESTLAELERTLPLIPESSILLLTTHTKPDRRLKSTKLLEKFAQFQEFSPIAPWETKLLTQQVQKFASQIGVKLNSEAVEVLAEALGNDSRSLFSELEKLRLYTDSDSHIIKGEDVSRLVSGSAQNSLDLAKAMRAGNTALALGLVAELDRIGEPPLKIVATLIGQFRTWLWVRLMMAQGERDDKAIAQAAEITNPKRIYFLRQEVQSLSVEQLAATLPLFLELEFRLKQGANPLATMQSYTVQVCQICQK
- a CDS encoding DUF3067 family protein, producing the protein MTGNELRQIIQDKWGYSYDVQFRRLHGKIFVQVMWRYLEQASFPLSETDYLAHLDQVGSYLDAWGGVSQFREFIESTRDRPRLGKAVSIPLDLGQRASEWII
- a CDS encoding NAD(P)H-quinone oxidoreductase subunit N, coding for MPLLVTGRKFIRDLEKSGALALYTPLEGGYEGRYQRRLRASGYTTLRLLARGLGDLSSYLMGVHGVRPPHLGKKNIGKEGAVGNIYYVPPIISYQLEQLPPKSKGLVLWIVDGQVLSRQELQFLASLSELEPRVKVAIEMGGERYFRWTTLDAATQAA
- a CDS encoding DUF790 family protein, coding for MLPSELLIHRYSGESVIPKRLPLSDRYFSLTNDVIDCFQESVGHSQGELDRKLLDLEGDSPEYRIYRGIVHLLKGDAFSKFEVISPLEPQKLRYRVYSLAALSVPSPASTEQTLATLARTLSEELNTEVLPNQISQGLYADLPENRILTQFDTPDTLAIIHRYNLSQVQGIFYRASEITINAHRNVPGQYKLLFRYLKLFGLMSYIEGDADQGFTIKIDGPTSLFQTSTRYGLAIAKLLPALLHVTKWSLSATLQMRDFNSNQLKPGRFTLNSECGLVTHYPPGKPYDSMLEASFASRWEALKTEWELEREVDLIPIPGSVMIPDFRLVHPDGRTFLLEIIGYWRPEYLQKKFYQVQRSGCENLILAISQRLNLDKAGVNFSETPARIVWFKDKLLPKDILTLIS